A stretch of Haloferax sp. Atlit-12N DNA encodes these proteins:
- a CDS encoding site-specific integrase yields MRQQQELKPIEPGEAKEWYLENRRGEIADATYQAHKYRLSPFVEWCDGEGIDNLNHVSGRHFHKYKKWRREKGDCKKVTMATQLSTLKVFIKFCESIDAVQQGMSEYIDPPTMKNKEDVNDDFVDAETAETILRYNRKYNYSHRGHVIFELLWHTGMRNGALRSLDVGDFHPDDRALEVQHRPDEDTPLKNGKEGERVVSLKPKVNEIVQDYVEHHRIPKEDEYGREPLLTTRQGRISKGAIRSACYRATRPCKYGLGCPHDRDPETCDAANSYHAASKCPSSHASHSLRKGAITHARRMDIPIDAVSERMDVSADVLKKHYDKRTKKQEMETRRGYFDNI; encoded by the coding sequence ATGCGACAACAACAGGAACTCAAACCCATCGAGCCGGGAGAAGCGAAAGAATGGTATCTCGAAAACCGACGCGGTGAGATTGCCGACGCGACGTATCAAGCACACAAGTACCGCCTTTCGCCGTTCGTTGAATGGTGCGACGGAGAAGGCATAGACAACCTGAATCACGTCAGCGGTCGGCACTTCCACAAGTACAAGAAATGGCGTCGTGAGAAAGGCGACTGCAAGAAGGTCACAATGGCGACGCAACTGAGTACCCTCAAGGTGTTCATCAAGTTCTGCGAGTCCATTGACGCCGTCCAACAGGGAATGTCGGAATACATCGACCCACCGACGATGAAGAACAAAGAAGACGTGAATGACGACTTCGTTGACGCCGAAACTGCCGAGACAATCCTCCGGTACAATCGGAAGTACAACTACTCTCACAGAGGCCACGTCATCTTTGAACTGCTCTGGCACACGGGGATGCGGAACGGCGCACTCCGTTCTCTCGATGTAGGCGACTTCCACCCTGACGACCGCGCTCTCGAAGTCCAGCATCGACCAGACGAAGATACGCCGTTGAAGAACGGGAAGGAAGGAGAGCGAGTGGTTTCGCTCAAACCGAAGGTAAACGAGATAGTACAAGACTATGTCGAACATCATCGAATCCCGAAGGAAGACGAATACGGACGTGAACCACTCCTAACGACTCGTCAAGGTCGAATCTCGAAGGGTGCAATCCGAAGTGCGTGCTACCGAGCAACCCGACCGTGCAAATACGGGCTTGGGTGTCCACACGACCGCGACCCCGAGACTTGTGACGCCGCAAACTCCTATCACGCCGCATCGAAGTGTCCATCCTCTCACGCCTCCCACTCGCTTCGCAAGGGAGCGATTACCCACGCCCGACGAATGGACATACCCATTGACGCCGTATCTGAACGCATGGACGTGAGTGCTGACGTGCTGAAGAAGCACTACGACAAACGGACGAAGAAGCAAGAGATGGAAACGCGACGGGGCTACTTCGACAATATCTAA
- a CDS encoding MFS transporter: MDRTRLRFWTLYLTRFAGGFGFITLVTLLPKYINELDPGAVVVPELALGGLALGGFSLSRGFVIGMFTTGFTLAQTVAVVPLSWAGDRYDKRLVLAGTVGLGAVVYAAFPLVDSSLSFILVRAAQGVAVTGAGLMSLALVGELAREGTRANHIGKANAARFAASILGSISAGILYDLFGFTPIFIVITILLTIAVVAIWVFLPPDETRVHGFPFTDLALNERILTMATFRVQYAVAVTLVRTWVPIYAGVSAASGGLEYGGIAVAATVVAEKFTNMLCQPYTGRISDAYGRARFVFVGGGLYGLIALAVPFSPAVGEALALPAAFPFLGPLSPAFLPLVGLAGLLGVADSLREPASMALFADEGSGGAGVASSFGIRELLWRPGSVVAPLLGGYLMAEVGMEWVFFVGGASAITGVLAFLAALTWSHGTDALTTW, encoded by the coding sequence ATGGACCGCACCCGTCTCAGATTCTGGACGCTGTATCTCACTCGGTTCGCCGGCGGTTTCGGGTTCATCACGCTCGTCACGCTCCTCCCGAAGTACATTAACGAACTCGACCCGGGTGCGGTCGTCGTCCCCGAACTCGCGCTCGGTGGACTCGCGCTCGGTGGCTTCTCCCTCTCTCGCGGGTTCGTCATCGGGATGTTCACCACCGGCTTCACGCTCGCTCAGACCGTCGCCGTCGTGCCCTTGTCGTGGGCCGGCGACCGCTACGACAAACGTCTCGTGCTCGCGGGGACGGTGGGCCTCGGTGCAGTCGTCTACGCCGCGTTCCCGCTCGTCGACTCCAGTCTCTCGTTTATTCTCGTGCGGGCCGCGCAGGGCGTCGCCGTCACCGGCGCGGGGCTGATGTCGCTCGCGCTCGTCGGCGAACTCGCCCGCGAGGGGACGCGCGCGAACCATATCGGAAAGGCGAACGCCGCCCGCTTCGCGGCCTCAATCCTCGGGAGCATCAGCGCCGGTATCCTCTACGACCTGTTCGGCTTCACGCCCATCTTCATCGTCATCACGATTCTCCTCACTATCGCCGTCGTCGCCATCTGGGTGTTTCTCCCCCCGGACGAGACCCGCGTCCACGGTTTTCCGTTCACGGACCTCGCGCTCAACGAGCGCATTCTGACGATGGCGACGTTCCGCGTCCAGTACGCCGTCGCCGTCACCCTCGTCCGGACGTGGGTTCCCATCTACGCCGGCGTGTCGGCGGCCTCCGGTGGCCTCGAATACGGCGGCATCGCCGTCGCCGCGACCGTCGTCGCCGAGAAGTTCACCAACATGCTCTGTCAACCCTACACCGGCCGAATCTCCGACGCGTACGGCCGGGCGCGGTTCGTCTTTGTCGGCGGCGGCCTCTACGGTCTCATCGCGCTCGCCGTTCCCTTCTCGCCCGCGGTCGGCGAGGCGCTCGCGCTCCCCGCGGCGTTTCCCTTCCTCGGTCCGCTTTCGCCCGCCTTCCTCCCGCTCGTCGGTCTCGCTGGTCTGCTCGGCGTCGCCGACAGCCTCCGCGAACCGGCCAGCATGGCGCTGTTCGCCGACGAGGGCTCCGGCGGCGCGGGCGTCGCCAGTAGCTTCGGCATCCGCGAACTCCTCTGGCGGCCCGGCAGCGTCGTCGCGCCCCTTCTCGGCGGCTACCTCATGGCCGAAGTCGGCATGGAGTGGGTGTTCTTCGTCGGCGGTGCGTCGGCCATCACCGGCGTCCTCGCCTTCCTCGCGGCCCTGACGTGGTCCCACGGAACCGACGCGCTCACGACGTGGTAG
- a CDS encoding pyridoxamine 5'-phosphate oxidase family protein: MPDDAPPATTRDRPETEASYGIPESDDGLLEWRVVETAFADDEVFWVTTTRPDGRPHARPVWGVWVDGAFYCGGGERTRWVRNLALDPRLVVHTESGTDVVILEGVAERLDEKTADEATLARIDDAYEAKYGIRHGTPVFRIRPERVLAWSGFPADATRWRFNSA, encoded by the coding sequence ATGCCTGACGACGCGCCGCCCGCGACGACTCGCGACCGCCCGGAGACCGAAGCGAGTTACGGCATTCCCGAGTCGGACGACGGACTTCTGGAGTGGCGCGTCGTCGAAACCGCGTTCGCCGACGACGAGGTGTTCTGGGTCACGACGACCCGGCCCGACGGCCGACCGCACGCCCGCCCGGTCTGGGGCGTCTGGGTCGACGGCGCGTTCTACTGCGGCGGCGGCGAGCGGACCAGATGGGTCAGGAACCTCGCGCTCGACCCTCGTCTCGTGGTCCACACCGAAAGCGGGACCGACGTGGTCATCCTCGAAGGCGTCGCCGAGCGACTGGACGAGAAAACCGCCGACGAGGCCACCCTCGCCCGCATTGACGACGCCTACGAGGCGAAGTACGGGATTCGTCACGGGACGCCGGTGTTTCGGATTCGACCCGAGCGCGTGCTGGCGTGGTCCGGCTTTCCCGCCGACGCGACGCGGTGGCGGTTCAACTCGGCCTGA
- a CDS encoding alpha/beta hydrolase family protein has translation MDHLETPAVHRLLTSPAGRLLTSRPFEAFKTRSLPREFGVVRARAAADVALSEGPEAFLREVGAPPAPHLHDRIERALAQYARLRGAYDETMERWDSVFWGDNESTPDERVAVERERREVSERRAKPTDIFGFLSKEHLVPPVKFEIPSPEDARTRWHHELAEPERLYGFAESSAAEEFPRVERSATVRGPGTVEYLLRFRSPSPHLSDRATARVYEPVDAADDLPTLVFHSGWGMFDDQLTYWPEEEYVARALAPEGYRVILPDAPWHGRRELLGRYSGEPYIARAPVGLFTLYSAAALETAVLIDWARTEGAPVVGVGGVSLGGTVALHVGGRCGDWPESMRPDLLFPAGMPGAVDQTLLAGGLTKLLDIDDALDAAGWTGEALHEFAPLLNPPKDPCLAPERVFPFVGTRDEMAPASTARALLDEWGVPRPNRREWDCGHFGVLANLIRDESFRTTVRRELDAAARNRRNRESVTA, from the coding sequence ATGGACCACCTCGAAACCCCGGCGGTACACCGGTTGCTCACCTCGCCCGCCGGCCGATTGTTGACCTCGCGCCCGTTCGAGGCGTTCAAGACTCGCTCGCTTCCCCGCGAGTTCGGTGTCGTCCGCGCTCGCGCCGCGGCCGACGTCGCGCTCTCGGAGGGCCCGGAAGCGTTCCTCCGCGAGGTCGGCGCACCACCCGCGCCGCACCTCCACGACCGAATCGAGCGCGCCCTCGCGCAGTACGCCCGCCTCCGCGGCGCGTACGACGAGACGATGGAGCGCTGGGACAGCGTCTTCTGGGGGGACAACGAGTCCACCCCCGACGAGCGCGTCGCCGTCGAGCGCGAGCGCCGAGAAGTGTCGGAACGGCGGGCTAAACCCACCGATATCTTCGGGTTCCTCTCGAAGGAACACCTCGTGCCGCCGGTGAAGTTCGAGATTCCTTCGCCCGAGGACGCGCGGACTCGCTGGCACCACGAACTCGCCGAACCGGAGCGGCTGTACGGCTTCGCCGAGTCGAGCGCGGCCGAGGAGTTCCCCCGGGTCGAGCGCTCCGCGACCGTCCGTGGTCCGGGAACCGTCGAGTACCTGCTTCGCTTCCGGTCGCCCTCGCCGCACCTCAGCGACCGGGCGACTGCGCGGGTGTACGAACCCGTCGACGCCGCCGACGACCTGCCGACGCTCGTCTTCCACTCCGGGTGGGGGATGTTCGACGACCAACTCACCTACTGGCCCGAAGAGGAGTACGTCGCCCGCGCGCTCGCCCCCGAGGGCTACCGGGTCATCCTCCCCGACGCACCGTGGCACGGCCGCCGCGAGCTACTCGGTCGGTACAGCGGCGAACCCTACATCGCCCGCGCGCCCGTCGGCCTGTTCACGCTCTACTCGGCGGCCGCGCTGGAGACCGCCGTCCTCATCGACTGGGCGCGGACAGAGGGCGCGCCGGTCGTCGGCGTCGGCGGCGTCAGCCTCGGCGGCACCGTCGCGCTCCACGTCGGCGGTCGGTGCGGCGACTGGCCGGAGTCCATGCGCCCCGACCTGCTGTTCCCCGCGGGGATGCCCGGCGCTGTCGACCAGACGCTCCTCGCTGGCGGCCTCACGAAACTGCTCGATATCGACGACGCGCTCGACGCGGCCGGTTGGACCGGCGAGGCGCTCCACGAGTTCGCACCGCTGTTGAACCCGCCGAAAGACCCGTGTCTCGCGCCCGAACGCGTCTTCCCGTTCGTCGGGACTCGTGACGAGATGGCTCCCGCGTCCACGGCCCGCGCGCTCCTCGACGAGTGGGGCGTTCCGCGGCCGAACCGCCGCGAGTGGGACTGCGGACATTTCGGCGTGCTCGCGAACCTCATCAGAGACGAGTCGTTCCGGACGACGGTCCGGCGAGAGTTGGACGCGGCGGCGCGGAACCGCCGGAACAGAGAATCAGTTACTGCCTGA
- the thrS gene encoding threonine--tRNA ligase, translating into MSDIAVILPDGTELSVEEGATVRDAAFAIGPGLGKDTVAGVVDGELVDKETPLHDGADLVIVTDQSDEYLDVLRHSAAHVFAQALQRLHPEAKLTIGPWTDDGFYYDVTSVDLEQEDLEAIEDEMRDIIEEDLDIERVLVDREEALEKYADNPYKRDILEEEAAGDDELSFYQQGEFEDLCKGPHVESTGEIGAVKLLNISAAYWRGDEENDTLTRVYGTAFESESDLEEFLDMREEAKERDHRKLGQELNLFAIDETTGPGLPLYQPNGKRILDELADYAKQLNLDAGYDPVETPHLFRTELWKKSGHYENYVDDMFLLDVNDEEYGLKPMNCPGHATIFDQQSWSYRDLPVRYFEDGKVYRKEQRGELSGLSRVWSFTIDDGHLFVRPDQIEDEINLIIDNILSVFDTFGLDAEVALATRPEKSVGSDEIWEQAETQLRAVLDDSGIDYGIEAGDGAFYGPKIDFAFKDALGRKWDGPTVQLDFNMPDRFDLTYTGEDNEDHQPVMIHRALYGSYERFFMVLIEHFNGKFPFWLAPEQVRILPISDDQMGYAKKLQYELGDFRVDIEDRSWTLGRKIREAQTDRVPYMVIVGGDEEEDGTISVRDRKEREAKDVSVEAFRDHLQSEYDEKRPEPDFLADEE; encoded by the coding sequence ATGAGTGATATCGCTGTCATCCTCCCCGACGGGACGGAACTCTCCGTCGAGGAGGGTGCGACGGTGCGAGACGCCGCGTTCGCAATCGGCCCCGGCCTCGGCAAGGACACCGTCGCCGGCGTCGTCGATGGCGAACTCGTGGACAAGGAGACGCCGCTCCACGACGGCGCGGACCTCGTCATCGTCACCGACCAGTCCGACGAGTATCTGGACGTGCTCCGCCACTCGGCGGCCCACGTCTTCGCGCAGGCCCTCCAGCGGCTCCACCCCGAGGCCAAGCTGACCATCGGCCCGTGGACGGACGACGGCTTCTACTACGACGTGACGAGCGTCGACCTCGAACAGGAGGACCTCGAAGCCATCGAAGACGAGATGCGCGACATCATCGAGGAGGACCTCGACATCGAGCGCGTCCTCGTCGACCGCGAGGAGGCCCTCGAAAAGTACGCCGACAACCCCTACAAGCGCGACATCCTCGAAGAGGAGGCCGCCGGCGACGACGAGCTTTCGTTCTACCAGCAGGGCGAGTTCGAGGACCTCTGTAAGGGGCCGCACGTCGAATCGACGGGCGAAATCGGCGCGGTCAAGCTCCTGAACATCTCCGCGGCCTACTGGCGCGGCGACGAGGAGAACGACACGCTGACGCGGGTGTACGGGACGGCGTTCGAGTCCGAGTCCGACCTCGAAGAGTTCCTCGACATGCGCGAGGAGGCCAAAGAGCGCGACCACCGGAAGCTCGGACAGGAGCTGAACCTGTTCGCCATCGACGAGACGACGGGACCGGGCCTGCCGCTGTACCAGCCCAACGGCAAGCGCATCCTCGACGAACTCGCGGACTACGCGAAACAGCTCAACCTCGACGCGGGTTACGACCCCGTCGAGACGCCCCACCTGTTCCGGACGGAACTGTGGAAGAAGTCGGGCCACTACGAGAACTACGTGGACGACATGTTCCTCCTCGACGTGAACGACGAGGAGTACGGCCTGAAGCCGATGAACTGCCCCGGTCACGCGACCATCTTCGACCAGCAGTCGTGGTCCTACCGCGACCTGCCGGTGCGCTACTTCGAGGACGGGAAGGTCTACCGGAAAGAGCAGCGCGGCGAGCTGTCGGGCCTCTCGCGCGTCTGGTCCTTTACCATCGACGACGGCCACCTGTTCGTCCGCCCCGACCAGATTGAGGACGAAATCAACCTCATCATCGACAACATCCTGTCGGTGTTCGACACGTTCGGACTGGACGCCGAAGTCGCGCTCGCCACGCGCCCCGAGAAATCCGTCGGCAGCGACGAAATCTGGGAGCAGGCGGAGACGCAACTCCGCGCGGTGCTCGACGACAGCGGCATCGACTACGGCATCGAGGCCGGCGACGGCGCGTTCTACGGGCCGAAAATCGACTTCGCGTTCAAGGACGCCCTCGGTCGCAAGTGGGACGGCCCGACGGTCCAACTCGACTTCAACATGCCCGACCGCTTCGACCTCACCTACACGGGCGAGGACAACGAGGACCACCAGCCGGTGATGATTCACCGCGCGCTCTACGGCAGCTACGAGCGCTTCTTCATGGTCCTCATCGAGCACTTCAACGGTAAGTTCCCGTTCTGGCTCGCGCCCGAGCAGGTCCGCATCCTGCCCATCTCGGACGACCAGATGGGCTACGCGAAGAAGCTCCAGTACGAACTCGGCGACTTCCGCGTCGACATCGAGGACCGCTCGTGGACGCTCGGCCGGAAGATTCGCGAGGCCCAGACCGACCGCGTCCCGTACATGGTCATCGTCGGCGGCGACGAGGAAGAAGACGGAACCATCTCCGTCCGCGACCGCAAGGAGCGCGAGGCCAAGGACGTGAGCGTCGAGGCGTTCCGCGACCACCTCCAGAGCGAATACGACGAAAAGCGCCCCGAGCCCGACTTCCTCGCCGACGAGGAGTGA
- the malQ gene encoding 4-alpha-glucanotransferase, with protein MRLSRQSGVFMHVTSVPGPHGIGDLGDGARAFVDFLADAEQSMWQFCPLGPTEPAMANSPYQSTSSFAGNPLLIDLTDLVARGWLTDDDLEPVPDFDPHAVDYERVGEYKRSRLRTAFDRFEAEATEDDRAAFDAFREREAGWLDDYALFAALKDEFQRAWIDWPTELKTRDPDALADAREARADEIRYREFVQFCFDEQWRALADYADEKGVTLVGDLPIYVALDSADVWAAPEAFDLTESNEPAVVAGVPPNPNDSGQRWGNPLYDWETLREDGYGWWLDRLRRLFDLVDVTRIDHFKGFDEFWAIDADSDDPGDGEWRDAPGHDFFETVERELGDLPFIVEDLGFLDASLVDLRDRFAFPGMRVPQYADWCSEGDMYQPMHYPENSVAYTSTHDTDTFVGYYRDLDDRTRDCLHYNIGADGSEIHWSIIDAVWNSASVLAFTTTQDLLGLGSDARFNTPGTQTGNWEWRVTREGLDDGVADRLANLTDLHIRN; from the coding sequence ATGCGACTTTCTCGACAGAGCGGGGTGTTCATGCACGTCACCTCGGTCCCGGGGCCTCACGGCATCGGCGACCTCGGCGACGGCGCGCGCGCCTTCGTGGACTTCCTCGCCGACGCCGAACAGTCGATGTGGCAGTTCTGCCCCCTCGGGCCGACGGAGCCGGCCATGGCGAACTCGCCGTACCAATCGACCTCCTCGTTCGCCGGTAATCCGCTTCTCATCGACCTCACCGACCTCGTCGCTCGCGGCTGGCTCACCGACGACGACCTTGAACCCGTCCCCGACTTCGACCCCCACGCGGTCGACTACGAGCGCGTCGGCGAGTACAAGCGCTCGCGGCTTCGCACCGCCTTCGACCGCTTCGAGGCCGAGGCCACCGAGGACGACCGCGCCGCCTTCGACGCCTTCCGCGAGCGCGAGGCCGGCTGGCTCGACGACTACGCGCTGTTCGCCGCCCTGAAAGACGAGTTCCAGCGGGCGTGGATAGACTGGCCGACCGAGTTGAAGACCCGCGACCCCGACGCGCTCGCCGACGCCCGCGAGGCGCGCGCCGACGAGATTCGCTACCGCGAGTTCGTCCAGTTCTGCTTCGACGAACAGTGGCGCGCCCTCGCCGACTACGCCGACGAGAAGGGCGTCACCCTCGTCGGCGACCTCCCCATCTACGTCGCGCTCGACAGCGCCGACGTGTGGGCCGCCCCCGAGGCGTTCGACCTCACCGAGTCGAACGAACCCGCCGTCGTCGCCGGCGTCCCGCCGAACCCGAACGACTCCGGCCAGCGCTGGGGCAACCCGCTGTACGACTGGGAGACGCTCCGCGAGGACGGCTACGGCTGGTGGCTCGACCGCCTCCGTCGCCTGTTCGACCTCGTGGACGTGACCCGCATCGACCACTTCAAAGGCTTCGACGAGTTCTGGGCCATCGACGCCGACTCCGACGACCCCGGCGACGGCGAGTGGCGCGACGCGCCCGGCCACGACTTCTTCGAGACGGTCGAGCGCGAACTGGGCGACCTCCCCTTCATCGTCGAGGACCTCGGCTTCCTCGACGCCTCGCTCGTCGACCTCCGCGACCGGTTCGCCTTCCCCGGCATGCGCGTCCCGCAGTACGCCGACTGGTGCAGCGAGGGCGACATGTACCAGCCGATGCACTACCCGGAGAACTCCGTCGCCTACACCTCGACCCACGACACCGACACGTTCGTCGGCTACTACCGCGACCTCGACGACCGCACCCGCGACTGCCTCCACTACAACATCGGCGCGGACGGCTCGGAGATTCACTGGTCTATCATCGACGCCGTCTGGAACTCCGCGTCCGTCCTCGCGTTCACGACGACCCAAGACCTCCTCGGCCTCGGCTCCGACGCCCGCTTCAACACCCCCGGCACGCAGACCGGTAACTGGGAGTGGCGCGTCACCCGCGAGGGCCTCGACGACGGCGTCGCCGACCGCCTCGCGAACCTCACGGACCTCCACATCCGCAACTGA
- a CDS encoding mechanosensitive ion channel family protein, with protein MSRRLGLGAFAAGLLAAVLSALVRATTPLSEFAVPNADLLLSKGLSAAAVALVAYGVYRFLAAFFVGRIADRRRAHDVRNVLRLTLGGVALVGVLGAFTDQWLGVLVSFGVIGFAVTFALQQPILSFIGWFYILVKRPYSVGDRVNIGSVSGDVAEVDFLVTTLWETGGTLASNQPSGRTVTVPNSLVLSSEVVNYGALFDRVWTEVPVQVSYETDLPFVRQLLLDVADEELGDDMDAAMKRYRDRLRESPLDLDVADGPTVNVAQEESWVVFRLRVLVPPTRAQRVKNRLYERILDRLGDHPDRVSFPVSRNR; from the coding sequence ATGTCTCGCCGCCTCGGCCTCGGCGCGTTCGCCGCCGGGCTTCTCGCCGCGGTCCTCTCGGCGCTCGTCCGCGCGACGACCCCCCTCTCGGAGTTCGCCGTCCCCAACGCCGACCTGCTCCTCTCGAAGGGGCTGTCTGCCGCCGCGGTCGCGCTCGTCGCCTACGGCGTCTATCGGTTTCTCGCCGCGTTCTTCGTCGGGCGCATCGCCGACCGCCGCCGGGCCCACGACGTTCGGAACGTCCTCCGACTCACCCTCGGCGGCGTCGCGCTGGTCGGCGTCCTCGGGGCGTTCACGGACCAGTGGCTCGGCGTGTTGGTCTCCTTCGGCGTCATCGGCTTCGCCGTCACCTTCGCGCTCCAACAGCCGATTCTCTCCTTCATCGGCTGGTTCTACATCCTCGTCAAGCGGCCGTACTCGGTCGGCGACCGCGTCAACATCGGTTCGGTCTCGGGCGACGTGGCCGAGGTCGACTTCCTCGTCACGACGCTCTGGGAGACCGGCGGCACCCTCGCGTCGAACCAGCCGTCCGGCCGGACCGTCACCGTCCCGAACTCGCTCGTCCTCTCCTCTGAGGTCGTCAACTACGGCGCGCTGTTCGACCGCGTCTGGACCGAGGTGCCGGTGCAGGTGTCCTACGAGACGGACCTCCCGTTCGTCCGCCAACTCCTCTTGGACGTGGCGGACGAGGAGCTCGGCGACGATATGGACGCCGCGATGAAGCGCTACCGAGACAGACTCCGCGAGTCGCCGCTGGACCTCGACGTGGCCGACGGCCCGACTGTCAACGTCGCACAGGAGGAGTCGTGGGTCGTCTTCCGTCTCCGCGTGCTCGTCCCGCCGACCCGCGCCCAGCGCGTCAAAAACCGGCTGTACGAGCGCATCCTCGACCGACTGGGCGACCACCCGGACCGCGTTAGCTTCCCGGTGAGTCGCAACCGCTGA
- a CDS encoding DNA-3-methyladenine glycosylase encodes METGVIDLASLDGAFDLQSTLESGQSYLWDRPDGRMYERDAAHGGDAWYQTVVPPLDGVSDESAVVRVRQTDGALEWESNLDAVPLLTHLLRLDDDLDSIVSEMPDEPLVRRAYEAYPGMRLVRDPPFGCLVSFICSAQMRVSRIFGMQSRLRETYGERVEFDGETYFAYPTPERLAEATEDELRDLSLGYRAPYVRRTAEMVATGEATPAEARGRDYEDARDFLTTFVGVGDKVADCVLLFSLDYLEAVPLDTWIRSAIEEHYPDCDRGNYADTSRAIRERLGGRYAGYTQTYVFHYLRSGGE; translated from the coding sequence ATGGAGACGGGTGTCATCGACCTCGCGAGCCTCGACGGAGCGTTCGACCTCCAATCGACGCTGGAGAGCGGTCAGTCGTACCTCTGGGACCGCCCCGACGGCCGGATGTACGAGCGCGACGCGGCCCACGGCGGCGACGCGTGGTACCAGACGGTCGTCCCACCGCTCGACGGCGTCTCCGACGAGTCCGCCGTCGTCAGGGTCCGCCAGACCGACGGCGCGCTGGAGTGGGAGTCGAACCTCGACGCAGTCCCGCTTCTCACCCACCTGCTCCGCCTCGACGACGACCTCGATTCTATCGTCTCGGAGATGCCCGACGAACCGCTGGTCCGGCGGGCCTACGAGGCGTATCCGGGCATGCGACTCGTCCGCGACCCGCCGTTCGGCTGTCTCGTCTCCTTTATTTGCTCGGCACAGATGCGCGTCTCGCGCATCTTCGGGATGCAGTCGCGGCTCAGAGAGACCTACGGCGAGCGCGTCGAGTTCGACGGCGAGACGTACTTCGCGTACCCGACGCCCGAGCGACTGGCCGAGGCCACGGAGGACGAACTGCGCGACCTCAGCCTCGGCTACCGCGCGCCCTACGTCCGGCGGACGGCCGAGATGGTCGCCACGGGCGAGGCGACGCCCGCCGAGGCCCGCGGCCGCGACTACGAGGACGCCCGTGACTTCCTGACGACGTTCGTCGGCGTCGGCGACAAGGTCGCGGACTGCGTCCTCCTGTTCTCGCTCGACTACCTCGAAGCCGTCCCGCTCGACACGTGGATTCGGTCGGCCATCGAGGAGCACTACCCCGACTGCGACCGGGGGAACTACGCCGACACCTCGCGGGCCATCCGCGAGCGCCTCGGCGGTCGCTACGCCGGCTACACCCAGACGTACGTGTTTCACTACCTCCGCTCAGGCGGGGAGTGA
- a CDS encoding DUF555 domain-containing protein produces the protein MDCRVVVEAAVPVYDVETVDEAIRIAISKTGEMLNPDLKYVEISMGARTSPGGEELPPAFIAADEALVALELEMTVFNVEQEEHASRIARKEIGQRLENIPLKVLSVERVDDESVETDGEGDTRAETGASDDDTLVDFDDLVDDR, from the coding sequence ATGGACTGCAGAGTCGTCGTCGAGGCCGCGGTCCCGGTGTACGACGTGGAAACCGTTGACGAGGCGATTCGCATCGCCATCTCGAAGACCGGAGAGATGCTCAATCCCGACCTGAAGTACGTCGAGATTAGCATGGGCGCTCGCACCTCGCCCGGCGGCGAGGAACTCCCCCCCGCGTTCATCGCCGCGGACGAGGCGCTCGTCGCCCTCGAACTGGAGATGACCGTCTTCAACGTCGAACAGGAGGAACACGCCTCGCGAATCGCCCGCAAGGAGATCGGCCAACGTCTCGAAAATATTCCGCTGAAGGTGCTGTCGGTCGAACGAGTCGACGACGAGTCAGTCGAGACGGACGGCGAAGGAGACACCCGCGCCGAGACCGGCGCGTCCGACGACGACACGCTTGTCGACTTCGACGACCTCGTCGACGACCGCTGA
- a CDS encoding UPF0058 family protein — MKKQELIHLHGLLAEVHTQIEAWEDEEISLVEYNELGVRPTSIHKSKTDHKAAVFKLAKGITGAMHEAEPEPLAPQAD; from the coding sequence ATGAAGAAGCAGGAACTCATCCACCTGCACGGTCTGCTCGCAGAAGTCCACACCCAGATTGAGGCCTGGGAGGACGAGGAAATCAGTCTTGTCGAGTACAACGAACTCGGCGTACGACCGACATCCATCCACAAGTCCAAAACGGACCACAAAGCAGCCGTGTTTAAACTGGCGAAAGGTATCACCGGAGCGATGCACGAGGCCGAACCAGAGCCGCTCGCACCGCAAGCCGACTGA
- a CDS encoding translation initiation factor IF-2 subunit beta: MDYDDQLDRALSESPDVAEGGDRFSVPEPTVRQEGNVTVYENFAATHDRLAREAAHVLKFFQTELGTSAQIDDRSRARFTGEFRQRRIADALDEYVESFVLCSECGSPDTKLVTEQGAEVLKCDACGALSAIPDI; this comes from the coding sequence ATGGACTACGACGACCAACTGGACCGCGCGCTCTCGGAGTCGCCGGACGTCGCGGAAGGCGGCGACCGCTTCAGCGTCCCGGAGCCGACGGTCCGCCAGGAGGGGAACGTCACGGTCTACGAGAACTTCGCGGCGACCCACGACCGGCTCGCGCGCGAGGCGGCGCACGTCCTGAAGTTCTTCCAGACGGAGTTGGGGACGAGCGCCCAAATCGACGACAGAAGTCGCGCGCGCTTCACCGGCGAGTTCCGCCAGCGCCGCATCGCCGACGCGCTCGACGAGTACGTCGAGTCGTTCGTGCTGTGTAGCGAGTGCGGGTCGCCGGACACGAAACTCGTCACCGAACAGGGTGCCGAGGTGTTGAAGTGCGACGCGTGCGGCGCGCTCTCGGCGATTCCCGACATCTAA